One genomic window of Haemophilus haemolyticus includes the following:
- the ndk gene encoding nucleoside-diphosphate kinase produces the protein MTERTFSIIKPDAVKRNLIGAILTRFEQNGFKIIASKMVRLTREQAEGFYAEHQGKEFFAPLVDYMMSSPIVVSVLEKENAVKDYRTLIGTTNPETAAEGTIRKDFALSQRENSVHGSDSVESANREIAYFFTDSEIFER, from the coding sequence ATGACAGAAAGAACTTTTTCTATTATTAAACCTGATGCGGTAAAGCGTAATCTAATTGGGGCGATCTTAACTCGTTTTGAGCAAAATGGCTTTAAAATCATAGCCTCTAAAATGGTACGCTTAACTCGTGAGCAGGCTGAAGGCTTTTATGCTGAGCATCAAGGCAAAGAATTTTTTGCTCCTTTAGTTGATTATATGATGTCTTCACCGATAGTAGTTTCTGTTCTTGAAAAAGAAAATGCAGTGAAAGATTACCGCACTTTGATTGGTACAACGAATCCAGAAACTGCAGCAGAAGGTACAATTCGTAAAGATTTTGCATTAAGTCAGCGTGAGAATTCGGTTCATGGTTCGGATAGTGTGGAAAGTGCAAATCGTGAAATTGCTTATTTCTTTACTGATTCTGAAATTTTTGAGCGTTGA
- the pepB gene encoding aminopeptidase PepB, with translation MEIILSINQASDAWGKNAILSFDSNKARIHLKNNEKTDRTLVQQAARKLRGQGIKDVELVGEEWDLEFCWAFYQGFYSAKQDYSIEFPHLDDEPQDELLARIECSDFVRGIINEPAQILTPLKLAERAAEFILNQADIYNEKSAVSFKIISGEELEQQGYHGIWTVGKGSANLPAMLQLDFNPTQDPNAPVLACLVGKGITFDSGGYSIKPSDGMSTMRTDMGGAALLTGALGFAIARGLNQRVKLYLCCAENLVSNNAFKLGDIITYKNGVTAEVLNTDAEGRLVLADGLIEADNQNPGFIIDCATLTGAAKVAVGNDYHSVLSMDDDLVNNLFQSAKEENEPFWRLPFEDFHRSQINSSFADIANIGSVPVGAGASTATAFLSYFVKNYQQNWLHIDCSATYRKSGSDLWAVGATGIGVQTLANLMLSKSLK, from the coding sequence ATGGAAATTATATTATCAATAAACCAAGCCTCTGACGCTTGGGGAAAAAATGCTATTTTGAGCTTTGACTCTAATAAAGCTAGAATTCATTTAAAAAATAATGAAAAAACTGACCGCACTTTAGTTCAACAAGCTGCTCGTAAATTGCGTGGGCAGGGAATTAAAGATGTGGAATTGGTCGGTGAAGAATGGGATTTAGAATTTTGTTGGGCATTTTATCAAGGTTTTTACTCGGCGAAGCAAGATTATTCGATTGAATTTCCTCATTTAGATGATGAGCCACAAGATGAATTATTAGCTCGTATCGAATGTAGTGATTTTGTGCGCGGGATTATTAATGAGCCGGCACAAATCCTAACACCATTAAAATTAGCAGAACGTGCAGCAGAATTTATCTTAAACCAAGCGGACATTTATAATGAAAAAAGTGCGGTAAGTTTTAAGATTATTTCTGGTGAGGAACTTGAGCAACAAGGTTATCATGGTATTTGGACTGTGGGTAAAGGCTCTGCTAACTTGCCAGCCATGTTGCAACTTGATTTCAATCCAACACAAGATCCGAATGCGCCAGTGTTAGCTTGTTTAGTTGGTAAGGGGATTACTTTTGACAGTGGCGGCTACAGTATCAAACCAAGTGATGGAATGAGTACAATGCGAACTGATATGGGTGGTGCTGCACTATTAACGGGAGCTTTAGGTTTCGCTATCGCTCGCGGATTAAATCAACGCGTTAAACTGTATTTATGTTGCGCAGAAAATTTGGTAAGCAATAATGCATTTAAACTGGGTGATATTATTACTTATAAAAATGGCGTAACAGCAGAAGTGCTCAATACTGACGCTGAAGGTCGTTTGGTGTTAGCTGATGGATTGATTGAGGCTGATAACCAAAATCCGGGTTTTATTATTGATTGTGCGACTTTAACTGGGGCTGCAAAAGTGGCGGTAGGCAACGACTATCATTCTGTATTATCTATGGATGATGATCTCGTGAATAATCTTTTCCAATCAGCAAAAGAAGAAAATGAACCTTTCTGGCGTTTACCATTTGAAGATTTTCATCGTTCACAAATTAATTCATCTTTTGCCGATATTGCTAATATTGGTTCGGTTCCAGTTGGGGCTGGAGCAAGCACTGCAACTGCATTTTTATCGTATTTTGTAAAAAATTACCAACAAAATTGGTTGCATATTGATTGTTCCGCGACTTATCGTAAATCTGGTAGTGATTTATGGGCTGTTGGGGCCACAGGGATTGGTGTGCAAACTTTAGCAAATTTAATGTTATCAAAATCATTGAAGTAA
- the cgtA gene encoding Obg family GTPase CgtA, with the protein MKFIDESLIRIEAGDGGNGCVSFRREKFIPKGGPDGGDGGDGGDVYLQADENLNTLIDYRFNKRFAAERGENGRSSDCTGRRGKDIILPVPVGTRAIDNDTKETLGDLTQHGQKMLVAKGGYHGLGNTRFKSSVNRAPRQKTMGTPGEKRDLLLELMLLADVGMLGLPNAGKSTFIRAVSAAKPKVADYPFTTLVPSLGVVKVDDSHSFVVADIPGLIEGAADGAGLGIRFLKHLERCRVLIHLVDIAPIDGSNPADNVAIIESELFQYSEKLSEKPRWLVFNKIDTMSDEEAEERAQEIAEQLGWEEDYYLISAATGKNVPPLCRDIMDFIIANPREAETQQVAPEEVKFKWEDYHQEQLAEHQFDNNEDWDDDWSEEDDEGIEFIYKP; encoded by the coding sequence ATGAAATTTATTGATGAATCCCTTATTCGAATTGAGGCCGGGGATGGTGGCAACGGTTGCGTAAGTTTCCGTCGAGAGAAATTTATTCCGAAAGGCGGCCCCGATGGTGGCGACGGTGGCGACGGTGGCGATGTATATTTACAAGCCGATGAAAATCTCAATACCTTAATCGACTACCGCTTTAATAAACGCTTTGCAGCAGAACGTGGAGAGAATGGACGAAGTTCAGATTGTACAGGGCGTCGCGGTAAAGATATTATTTTACCTGTTCCCGTAGGAACTCGCGCTATTGATAACGATACTAAAGAAACTTTGGGAGATTTAACCCAACACGGTCAAAAAATGTTGGTAGCCAAAGGTGGTTATCACGGTTTAGGGAATACCCGTTTCAAATCATCGGTAAACCGTGCACCGCGTCAAAAAACAATGGGAACGCCAGGCGAAAAACGCGATTTATTACTAGAGTTAATGCTACTTGCCGATGTGGGAATGCTCGGTTTACCTAATGCGGGTAAATCCACTTTTATTCGTGCCGTTTCAGCAGCCAAACCAAAAGTTGCAGATTATCCATTTACCACCTTAGTGCCAAGTCTCGGTGTTGTGAAAGTGGACGACTCACACAGTTTCGTAGTCGCCGATATTCCAGGATTAATTGAGGGCGCAGCAGATGGTGCAGGGCTAGGAATTCGCTTTTTAAAACATCTAGAACGTTGTAGAGTGCTTATTCATTTAGTCGATATTGCTCCAATTGATGGCTCTAATCCAGCAGATAATGTCGCTATTATTGAATCTGAACTTTTCCAATACAGTGAAAAATTATCAGAAAAACCACGCTGGTTAGTATTCAATAAAATTGATACGATGAGCGATGAAGAAGCTGAAGAGCGGGCTCAAGAAATTGCTGAACAATTAGGTTGGGAAGAAGACTATTACCTGATTTCAGCTGCAACAGGGAAAAATGTTCCACCACTTTGTCGTGATATTATGGACTTTATCATAGCGAATCCACGCGAAGCTGAAACACAACAAGTTGCACCTGAAGAAGTAAAATTCAAATGGGAAGATTATCATCAGGAACAACTAGCTGAGCATCAATTTGATAATAACGAAGATTGGGATGATGATTGGAGCGAAGAAGATGATGAAGGAATTGAGTTCATTTATAAACCTTAA